Within the Scyliorhinus canicula chromosome 6, sScyCan1.1, whole genome shotgun sequence genome, the region ggaggtggaggaggagagggaggaggaggaggagagggaggaggaggaggagggagggaggaggaggagggaggagaggaggaggaggaggaggggaggaggaggaggaggaggggaggaggaggagggaggagggaggaggcggaggaggaggaggaggagaggaggaggaggagagggagaggaggaggaggaggatggaggagaggaggaggaggaggaggaggaggaggaggaggagaggaggaggaggaggaggagagggaggaggaggaggaggagaggaggaggaggaggaggagggaggaggaggaggaggagaggaggaggaggagagggaggaggggaggaggaggagggaggaggatgaggaggaggaggtggaggagaggggaggaggaggaggaggagagggaggaggaggaggagggagggaggaggagaggagggaggaggaggaagggaggaggaggaggagaggaggaggagggaggaggaggagaggagaggaggaggaggaggagagggaggaggatgaggaggaggagaggcaggaggagggggaggagagggaggagaaggtggagcagagggaggaggaggaggaggaggaggagagggaggaggaggatggagggaggaggatgaggaggaggaggtggaggaggaggaggaagggaggaggaggggagagggaggaggatgaggaggaggagaggaggagaggagggagggaggaggaggtggaggaggagaggaggaggaggaggaggaggaggagggaggaggggaggaggaggaggaggtaggaggaggggagggagggaggaggaggaggaggagagggaggaggaggaggaggaggagagggaggaggaggaggaggaggtggaggaggaggagaggaggaggagaggtggaggagaggagcaggaggaggtggaggagagggaggaggaggaggaggaggaggagaggggaggagcgggaggaggaggaggagagggatgaggagcatgaggaggtggaggaggaaggggaggaggaggagagggaggaggaggaggaggaggaggaggaggaggagagggaggtagaggaggaggcggaggaggaggaggaggtggaggaggaggcggaggaggaggaggaggagagggaggaggaggaggaggagagggaggaggaggaggaggaggaggagggggggaggagagggaggaggaggaggaggagggaggaggaggaggaggaggaggaggaggaggagaaggaggagagggaggaggaggaggaggaggaggaggagagggaggaggaggaggaggaggagagggaggaggaggaggaggaggaggaggaggagagggaggaggaggagaagaggaggtggaggagagggaggaggaggaggaggaggaggaggaggagagggaggaggaggaggtggaggaggaggaggaggaggagttggaggagagggaggtggaggagaggaggaggaggaggaggaggagaagggaggagagggaggaggaggaggagagggaggaggagcatgaggtggaggaggaaggggaggaggaggagagggaggaggaggaggagcaggagagggagatagaggaggaggcggaggaggaggaggaggtggaggaggaggcggaggaggaggaggaggaggaggaagtggaggagcatgtggaggagagggaggaggaggaggaggaggaggagagggaggaggaggagaaggaggtggaggagaaggaggaggaggaggaggaggaggagagggatgaggaggaggaggtggaggaggaggaggaggagagggaggaggaggaggaggaggaggagagggaggagggaggaggaggaggagagggaggaggagcatgaggaggtggaggaggaggaggagagggaggtagaggaggaggtggaggaggaggaggtggaggaggaggcggaggaggaggaggagagggaggaggaggaggaggaggaggaggaggagaaggaggagagggaggaggaggaggaggaggaggaggaggaggaggaggaggaggaggaggaggagagggaggtggaggtggaggagagggaggaggaggaggaggaggagagggtggaggaggaggaggaggtggaggaggaggaggaggaggagagggaggaggaggaggaggaggaggagagggaggggagggaggaggaggaggaggaggaggaggagagggaggaggagcatgaggaggtggaggaggaaggggaggaggaggagaggaggaggaggaggaggaggaggaggaggagaaggaggaggaggaggagagggaggtagaggaggaggcggaggaggaggaggaggaggaggaggaggcggaggaggaggaggaggaggagagggaggaggatgaggaggagagggaggaggaggaggaggaggaggaggagaaggaggagagggaggaggaggaggaggaggaggaggaggagagggaggaggaggaggaggaggaggagagtgaggaggaggaggatgaggagagggaggaggaggaggaggagggggaggaggaggaaggggaggaggaggaggaggaggaggtggcggaggagagggaggaggagagggaggaggaggaggaggagtggaggaggagagggaggaggagagggaggaggaggctggcgcagtggcgggcgcagaacgcagacacgaccctggtgtgggtgatgcacaggaggcagcacgacggacccggcgaggacggcgggcacgcgacgccctggtggcagcacggtccacgcatcgcatgtgacgtccccactgaacaccaaaccaccacctgcatcgctagtcgtgcagagggtcaacacacaactgccacccttaccgctgggtccagacggtatggtacattgatggctgtgtcagcgggtgtgatcagtgccatgtggaatgatgacagcccgctctgcgaagagctgtgagctcagaatcgttagagagagtctgacccatggcaatagctgaaccatccaccttggtggccgctgtgatcgtcactgacactccatcacgtgcccgcgtgggctagctgtgggaggtggtggggggcagggactgcacacccggcactgaggtttcaccacccgccaaccccagcgacactcggtcaccatcacgattcctgtggctgtggaaaaatcacacggtattataagtaaggtggaacagtgcgtttaatgtgaacaaacatttacaggtgccctaacccctacaactaaactgtgcccttcacccgtgccaacttactcagtgtctatctttgttgccttacgggccctaacactacgtctaagtgaatccccagatgatacagcaggagtggaggaggactgctgcgaatcgcccccctcgactcgtttctccttggccaagcgtttcctggggcgacccggccttgatgggccaggctgctctgcgggcgtctcgggtgacgttgtgccaccctgctctgcctgctgcccacccgatgcaccagggttgggacggggggaggctgagaattccgggacgtcccgtgatggacttaatgggacgggccccgaaacctcctcctccctcggggagcccagtggcccctgggcctcactttgggacagaggtgcgagtggggaggtgccccgtcgtgcccccgacacctggcgatgccaggcctggaggcctgcaacggtatccaccaggatccgaaggtttgctgAGATGGAGTCTAGGGAGTgggacattcccgccagggactgcgcgtcctcaacctgtgagtgcacaacgccatccagcacatagaacgtagaacatagaacagtacagcacagaacaggcccttcggccctcaatgttgtgccgagccatgatcaccctactcaaacccatgtatctacccgtaacccaacaacccccccttaaccttactttttaggacactacgggaaatttatcatggccaatccacctaacccgcac harbors:
- the LOC119966947 gene encoding LOW QUALITY PROTEIN: glycine-rich protein DOT1-like (The sequence of the model RefSeq protein was modified relative to this genomic sequence to represent the inferred CDS: substituted 1 base at 1 genomic stop codon), whose translation is EEEEEKGGEGGGGGEGGGAXGGGGRGGGGEGGGGGAGEGDRGGGGGGGGGGGGGGGGGGGGGSGGACGGEGGGGGGGGEGGGGEGGGGEGGGGGGGGEEEHEEVEEEEEREVEEEGGGGGGGGGGEGGEGGGGGGGGGGGGGGGGGGEGGGGGGEGGGGGGGEGGGGGGGGGGGGGGEGGGGGGGGEGGEGGGGGGGGGEG